From a region of the Janthinobacterium sp. 61 genome:
- the paaH gene encoding 3-hydroxyacyl-CoA dehydrogenase PaaH — MTALANNSIVAVIGSGAMGAGIAQVAAAAGYRVKLYDTRAEAVSKALLDIGKMYAKLAEKGRMTVDEAAAATARLQAAGSLADVADAALVVEAIVENLDVKRGLFAELEAVVSDDCILATNTSSISVTAIAAKLRRPERLVGMHFFNPVPLMALVEVISGLATSEQVAATVYDTSIAWGKNPVHAKSTPGFIVNRVARPFYAEGWRLLSEQAGDPATIDAVLREAGGFRMGPFELMDLIGHDVNFSVTQSVFGAYFNDPRFTPSVLQQEMVNAGFLGRKSGRGFYQYHEGAPAPVAQAESAQPKPEFVALSAAIGGDGRGHSGVIRSLVQRLEQAGITVSRRVMQEGQTHDEAPALHCHGAAIYLTDGRSATQRAHDNQHPDTVLFDLALDYAGAKRIAVARADQCSDAAYAAVVGLFQAAGFIVTRLDDVPGLAVMRTVAMLANEAADAVNQGVCTVAAADIAMQKGVNYPRGPLAWADAVGIQHIVTVLHHLAHGYGEDRYRVSPLLRRKLATGATFHAE, encoded by the coding sequence ATGACCGCATTGGCAAACAACAGTATCGTCGCCGTCATCGGCAGCGGCGCCATGGGCGCCGGTATCGCACAGGTGGCGGCGGCTGCCGGTTACCGGGTAAAACTGTACGACACGCGCGCGGAAGCTGTGAGCAAGGCATTGCTCGATATTGGCAAGATGTACGCAAAGCTGGCGGAAAAGGGCCGCATGACGGTGGACGAAGCGGCCGCCGCCACGGCGCGCCTGCAGGCGGCCGGCAGCCTGGCCGACGTTGCAGATGCCGCGCTGGTAGTGGAAGCCATCGTGGAAAACCTCGACGTCAAGCGCGGCCTGTTCGCCGAACTGGAAGCCGTGGTCAGCGACGACTGCATCCTGGCGACGAACACCTCGTCGATTTCCGTGACGGCCATCGCCGCCAAGCTGCGCCGCCCGGAACGCCTGGTCGGCATGCACTTCTTCAACCCGGTTCCCTTGATGGCGCTGGTGGAAGTGATCAGTGGCCTGGCTACCAGCGAGCAAGTCGCCGCCACCGTGTATGACACGTCGATTGCCTGGGGCAAGAATCCCGTGCATGCGAAATCGACGCCCGGCTTCATCGTCAACCGTGTCGCCCGTCCGTTTTACGCAGAAGGCTGGCGTTTGCTGAGCGAGCAGGCAGGCGATCCCGCCACCATCGACGCGGTTCTGCGCGAAGCGGGCGGTTTCCGCATGGGCCCATTCGAGTTGATGGACTTGATCGGCCACGACGTCAATTTTTCCGTTACCCAATCCGTGTTCGGCGCCTATTTCAACGACCCGCGCTTCACGCCGTCCGTGCTGCAGCAGGAAATGGTCAACGCCGGTTTCCTGGGTCGCAAATCGGGCCGTGGCTTTTACCAGTATCACGAAGGCGCGCCGGCCCCCGTGGCGCAGGCGGAAAGCGCGCAGCCGAAGCCGGAATTTGTTGCCCTGTCGGCGGCCATCGGCGGCGATGGCCGTGGCCACAGCGGCGTCATTCGCAGCCTGGTGCAGCGCCTGGAGCAGGCGGGCATCACCGTGAGCCGCCGCGTGATGCAGGAAGGCCAGACACACGACGAGGCGCCCGCCCTGCATTGCCATGGCGCCGCGATTTATCTGACCGATGGGCGCAGCGCCACCCAGCGCGCGCACGATAACCAGCATCCGGACACGGTGCTGTTCGACCTGGCGCTCGATTACGCCGGGGCAAAACGCATCGCCGTGGCGCGTGCCGACCAGTGCAGCGATGCCGCCTATGCGGCCGTCGTCGGCCTGTTCCAGGCGGCCGGTTTCATCGTCACGCGCCTGGACGACGTGCCTGGCCTGGCTGTCATGCGCACGGTCGCCATGCTGGCCAACGAGGCAGCCGATGCTGTCAACCAGGGCGTGTGCACGGTGGCTGCCGCCGATATCGCCATGCAGAAGGGCGTCAACTATCCGCGCGGACCGCTGGCCTGGGCCGATGCGGTGGGCATACAACACATCGTGACCGTGCTGCACCACCTGGCGCATGGCTATGGCGAAGACCGCTACCGTGTTTCGCCGCTGCTGCGCCGCAAACTTGCCACTGGAGCGACGTTTCATGCCGAATGA
- the paaG gene encoding 2-(1,2-epoxy-1,2-dihydrophenyl)acetyl-CoA isomerase PaaG: MSYQNILFTIEQGIATLTLNRPDKLNSFTQAMHEEVRDAIAKVNADGSVRVFVLTGAGRGFCAGQDLSDRAVEPGSKGVDLGESVEKNYAPLVLALKALPMPVICAVNGVAAGAGANLALACDIVIAGKSASFVEVFCKLGLIPDTGGTFFLPRLIGSARAIGLAMLGEKLTAEKAEDWGLIWKCVEDAQLLEETRKLAVHFSTAPTKGLAFTKQALAASGANTLPQQLALEARMMSELGNSDDYREGVAAFMEKRAPQFKGH; the protein is encoded by the coding sequence ATGAGCTACCAGAATATCCTCTTCACCATCGAGCAGGGCATCGCCACGCTGACCCTGAATCGTCCCGACAAGCTCAACAGCTTTACCCAGGCCATGCACGAGGAAGTACGCGATGCGATTGCGAAAGTAAACGCCGACGGCTCCGTGCGTGTCTTCGTGCTGACGGGCGCGGGGCGCGGATTTTGCGCAGGCCAGGATTTGTCCGACCGCGCCGTCGAACCAGGTTCGAAGGGCGTGGACCTGGGCGAGTCGGTGGAAAAGAACTATGCGCCGCTGGTGCTGGCCTTGAAAGCACTGCCGATGCCCGTGATTTGCGCCGTCAATGGCGTCGCCGCCGGCGCGGGCGCCAACCTGGCGCTGGCCTGCGACATCGTCATCGCTGGCAAGTCGGCCAGTTTCGTGGAAGTGTTCTGCAAGCTGGGCCTGATTCCCGATACGGGCGGCACTTTCTTCCTGCCACGCTTGATCGGTTCCGCGCGCGCCATCGGCCTGGCCATGCTCGGTGAAAAACTGACGGCGGAAAAAGCGGAAGACTGGGGCCTGATCTGGAAATGCGTCGAGGATGCCCAACTGCTGGAGGAAACGCGCAAGCTGGCCGTGCACTTTTCCACGGCGCCGACCAAGGGCTTGGCGTTCACCAAGCAGGCGCTGGCCGCCAGCGGCGCCAATACCCTGCCGCAGCAGCTGGCGCTGGAAGCGCGCATGATGAGCGAACTCGGTAACAGCGACGATTACCGCGAAGGCGTGGCAGCCTTCATGGAAAAGCGCGCACCGCAATTCAAGGGACACTGA
- the paaE gene encoding 1,2-phenylacetyl-CoA epoxidase subunit PaaE, protein MSKFYPLSVANVRNETRDTIAVTFDVPADLQQQFRFQQGQHLTLRANINAEDVRRSYSICSAVQDGTLRVAIKRTPGGAFSTWANDTLKAGATIEVMPPMGHFNVPLDCVNRKHYLAFAAGSGITPILSIIKTTLLTEPLSRFTLFYGNRASSSVIFKEELTDLKDVYLERLNLVYVMSREQQDIELFNGRITQEKCEQFLQHWIKVEDYDNAFICGPEDMMLGVSAALQAAGMPKQNIKIELFAASIPKNAHKPRAQLDAGAVQETEVTVIMDGNHTSFTMDKDKESILDAGLRHGIDMRYSCKGGVCSTCRCKILDGKVEMDVNYALEDYEVARGFVLSCQSFPLTDKVVVDFDQAE, encoded by the coding sequence ATGAGTAAATTTTATCCGCTGTCCGTGGCGAACGTGCGCAATGAAACGCGCGACACCATCGCCGTCACTTTCGACGTGCCAGCCGACCTGCAGCAGCAGTTCCGCTTCCAGCAGGGTCAGCACCTGACCCTGCGCGCCAATATCAATGCGGAAGACGTGCGCCGCTCGTATTCCATCTGTTCTGCGGTGCAGGATGGCACTCTGCGTGTGGCCATCAAGCGCACGCCGGGCGGCGCTTTTTCCACCTGGGCGAACGACACCTTGAAGGCTGGCGCCACCATCGAGGTGATGCCGCCCATGGGGCACTTCAACGTGCCGCTCGACTGCGTCAACCGCAAGCACTACCTGGCGTTCGCAGCCGGCAGCGGCATCACGCCCATTCTCTCCATCATCAAGACGACCCTGCTGACGGAACCATTGAGCCGCTTCACCCTGTTCTACGGCAACCGCGCTTCGTCGTCCGTCATCTTCAAGGAAGAATTGACGGATTTGAAGGATGTGTACCTGGAGCGTTTGAACCTGGTGTACGTGATGAGCCGCGAGCAGCAGGACATCGAATTGTTCAATGGCCGCATCACGCAGGAAAAATGCGAACAATTCCTGCAGCACTGGATCAAGGTCGAAGATTACGACAACGCCTTCATCTGCGGCCCGGAAGACATGATGCTGGGCGTCTCCGCCGCCCTGCAGGCGGCCGGCATGCCGAAGCAGAACATCAAGATTGAACTGTTCGCCGCCAGCATCCCGAAAAACGCCCACAAGCCGCGCGCCCAGCTCGACGCGGGCGCCGTGCAGGAAACGGAAGTGACCGTCATCATGGATGGCAACCACACCTCCTTCACGATGGACAAGGACAAGGAATCGATCCTCGATGCGGGCCTGCGCCATGGCATCGACATGCGCTACTCGTGCAAGGGCGGCGTATGCTCGACCTGCCGCTGCAAGATCCTCGATGGCAAGGTCGAAATGGACGTCAACTACGCGCTGGAAGACTATGAAGTAGCGCGCGGCTTCGTCCTCAGCTGTCAGAGTTTCCCGCTCACCGACAAGGTCGTGGTCGACTTCGACCAGGCAGAGTAA
- the paaD gene encoding 1,2-phenylacetyl-CoA epoxidase subunit PaaD, with translation MNAPAAALEAAQVWAWLGDVPDPEIPVISVVDLGIVRAVDVVSSDECIVTITPTYSGCPAMQVIADAVTDALRSHGVAKVTLVNQLAPAWTTDWMSEAGKAKLKGYGIAPPQQQVIDISGLKGGVKRQPMPTLEVICPNCGSAHTQLTSQFGSTPCKALYKCLACREPFDYFKCH, from the coding sequence ATGAACGCGCCCGCGGCAGCGCTGGAAGCCGCCCAGGTCTGGGCCTGGCTGGGCGACGTGCCGGACCCGGAAATTCCCGTCATTTCGGTGGTGGACCTGGGCATCGTACGCGCCGTCGACGTGGTCAGCAGCGACGAGTGCATCGTGACGATCACGCCCACCTATTCGGGCTGCCCGGCCATGCAGGTAATCGCCGATGCCGTCACGGATGCCTTGCGCAGCCATGGCGTGGCCAAGGTGACACTGGTGAACCAGCTGGCGCCCGCCTGGACCACGGACTGGATGAGCGAGGCGGGCAAGGCCAAGCTGAAAGGCTATGGCATCGCCCCGCCGCAGCAGCAGGTGATCGACATCAGCGGCTTGAAGGGGGGTGTCAAGCGCCAGCCCATGCCGACGCTGGAGGTGATCTGCCCGAATTGCGGTTCCGCGCACACGCAGCTGACCAGCCAGTTCGGCTCCACGCCCTGCAAGGCCCTGTACAAATGCCTGGCTTGCCGCGAACCGTTTGACTACTTCAAGTGCCACTAA
- the paaC gene encoding 1,2-phenylacetyl-CoA epoxidase subunit PaaC has protein sequence MDDKVNYLLRLGDNALILSQQLSQLCGKGPALEEDMALTNVALDLLGQTRLWFSYAAELENAGRDEDDIAFLRDAHDFKNCLLLEQPNGNYADTMMRQFFFDTWHYFQLLELAKCSDPRIVEVAQKSIKEVTYHLRRSGDLIVRLGDGTADSHAKTQAAADKLWMYTGEMFKYDAVDQAMLANGIAPPSDVLRQAFLEHVAEIFDEATLTMPAPDAWMQKGGKQGTHTEYLGFILAEMQFLQRAYPGAEW, from the coding sequence ATGGATGACAAAGTCAATTACCTCTTGCGCCTGGGCGACAATGCCCTGATTCTCAGCCAGCAGTTGTCGCAGCTGTGCGGCAAGGGTCCCGCGCTGGAAGAGGACATGGCGCTGACCAATGTGGCGCTCGACCTCCTGGGCCAGACGCGTTTGTGGTTCAGCTATGCGGCCGAACTGGAAAACGCGGGTCGCGACGAAGATGACATCGCCTTTTTGCGCGATGCCCACGACTTCAAGAATTGTTTGCTGCTGGAGCAGCCGAACGGCAATTACGCCGACACCATGATGCGCCAGTTCTTCTTCGATACCTGGCACTACTTCCAGCTGCTGGAACTGGCGAAATGCAGTGATCCACGCATCGTCGAAGTGGCGCAGAAGTCGATCAAGGAAGTGACCTATCACCTGCGCCGCAGCGGTGACCTGATCGTGCGTCTCGGCGACGGTACGGCGGACAGCCATGCCAAGACGCAGGCGGCGGCCGACAAACTGTGGATGTACACGGGCGAGATGTTCAAGTACGACGCCGTCGACCAGGCCATGCTTGCCAACGGCATCGCACCGCCATCGGACGTGTTGCGCCAGGCCTTCCTCGAACACGTGGCCGAGATTTTCGACGAAGCCACCTTGACCATGCCGGCGCCCGACGCCTGGATGCAAAAGGGCGGCAAGCAGGGCACGCACACGGAATACCTGGGATTCATCCTGGCCGAGATGCAATTCCTGCAGCGCGCCTATCCCGGGGCGGAGTGGTAA
- the paaB gene encoding 1,2-phenylacetyl-CoA epoxidase subunit PaaB, producing the protein MSKEWPLWEVFIRSQHGLAHKHVGSLHASDATMAVNHARDVYTRRNEGVSIWVVRAADIVASSPGDKGALFEPSNSKVYRHPTFFPMPEEVKNL; encoded by the coding sequence ATGAGCAAAGAATGGCCATTGTGGGAAGTTTTCATCCGCAGCCAGCACGGCCTGGCGCACAAGCATGTGGGCAGCCTGCACGCCTCCGACGCCACCATGGCGGTCAACCATGCGCGCGACGTCTACACGCGCCGCAATGAAGGCGTAAGCATCTGGGTGGTGCGCGCGGCCGACATCGTGGCCAGCAGCCCCGGCGACAAGGGTGCCCTGTTCGAGCCGTCGAACAGCAAGGTGTACCGCCATCCCACCTTCTTCCCGATGCCGGAAGAAGTCAAGAACCTGTGA
- the paaA gene encoding 1,2-phenylacetyl-CoA epoxidase subunit PaaA, with amino-acid sequence MYAQMVETGLKNVRSIDDMGAEERAFQARIDEGIKIEAKDWMPDAYRKTLIRQISQHAHSEIVGQLPEGNWVTRAPTLKRKSILLAKIQDEAGHGLYLYSAAETLGVSRDDLLAALHSGKAKYSSIFNYPTLSWADMGAIGWLVDGSAIINQIPLCRCSYGPYARAMIRVCKEESFHARQGYDIMMSLCKGTPEQKAMAQDALNRWWWPSLMMFGPSDAASVNSAQSAQWRIKLFSNDELRQRMVDQTVPQIEYLGLTVPDPDLKFNAETGHYEFGEIDWSEFNNVLKGNGPCNRERLQTRVKAYEDGAWFRDALLAYADKQAAVKAAA; translated from the coding sequence ATGTACGCACAAATGGTTGAAACCGGCCTCAAGAACGTCCGTTCCATCGATGACATGGGGGCGGAAGAGCGCGCTTTTCAGGCGCGTATCGACGAAGGCATCAAGATCGAAGCCAAGGACTGGATGCCGGACGCTTACCGCAAGACCCTGATCCGCCAGATTTCGCAGCATGCGCATTCGGAAATCGTCGGTCAATTGCCCGAAGGTAACTGGGTCACGCGCGCACCGACCTTGAAACGCAAGTCCATCCTGCTGGCGAAGATTCAGGATGAAGCGGGTCACGGCCTGTACCTGTACAGCGCTGCCGAAACCCTGGGCGTGTCGCGCGACGATCTGCTTGCTGCCTTGCACTCGGGCAAAGCCAAGTATTCCAGCATCTTTAACTATCCCACCCTGTCGTGGGCCGACATGGGCGCCATCGGCTGGCTGGTCGACGGCTCTGCCATCATCAACCAGATTCCCCTCTGCCGCTGCTCGTATGGCCCGTATGCCCGTGCCATGATCCGCGTCTGCAAGGAAGAATCATTCCATGCCCGCCAGGGCTACGACATCATGATGTCACTGTGCAAGGGCACGCCAGAACAGAAAGCCATGGCACAGGATGCGCTGAACCGCTGGTGGTGGCCGTCCTTGATGATGTTCGGTCCGTCCGACGCCGCCTCCGTCAACAGCGCCCAATCGGCGCAATGGCGCATCAAGCTGTTCTCGAATGATGAATTGCGCCAGCGCATGGTCGACCAGACCGTGCCGCAAATCGAGTACCTGGGCTTGACCGTGCCCGATCCCGACCTGAAGTTCAATGCGGAGACGGGCCACTATGAATTTGGCGAAATCGACTGGTCCGAGTTCAACAATGTCCTGAAGGGCAATGGCCCGTGCAACCGCGAGCGCCTGCAAACGCGGGTCAAGGCGTATGAAGACGGTGCATGGTTCCGCGATGCCTTGCTCGCGTATGCAGACAAACAAGCCGCAGTCAAAGCGGCAGCGTAA
- the paaX gene encoding phenylacetic acid degradation operon negative regulatory protein PaaX — translation MKNTRCTAWIADFLESDPPRSKSLVMTIFGDAIVPRGGAIWLGSLIDLLAPFGVNDRLLRTSVFRLAQEGWLSSQRDGRRSAYTIRPEALVRFERAYRRIYAPLVVHWDGSWTLVIGPAGSIGAAERGALRKELLWAGYGLISPGIFGHPASNSEALEDILVRNDVQGKLYVCHTTELPDVSTRPLRDMVGECWDLSEVMAGYEKFIASFQPLLTLLQEEPVFDAEQAFVIRSLLTHAYRRVQLHDPQLPVELLPEPWPGTQAYALARDLYRLTYAAAEDHILATLRREDEHAPDVEPWFYERFGGLNT, via the coding sequence ATGAAGAACACCCGCTGCACGGCATGGATAGCCGATTTCCTGGAAAGCGACCCACCGCGCTCGAAGTCCCTGGTGATGACCATTTTTGGCGACGCCATCGTGCCGCGCGGCGGCGCCATCTGGCTGGGCAGTCTGATCGACCTGCTGGCACCATTTGGCGTAAATGACCGCCTGCTGCGCACCAGCGTGTTCCGCCTTGCGCAGGAGGGCTGGCTCAGCTCGCAGCGCGACGGCCGCCGTAGCGCCTATACGATACGCCCGGAGGCGCTGGTCCGCTTTGAGCGCGCTTATCGCCGCATCTATGCGCCACTGGTCGTGCACTGGGATGGCAGCTGGACCCTGGTGATCGGGCCGGCCGGAAGCATCGGCGCCGCCGAGCGGGGGGCGCTGCGCAAGGAATTATTGTGGGCTGGCTATGGATTGATCTCTCCCGGCATCTTTGGCCATCCGGCCAGCAACTCGGAGGCGCTGGAAGACATCCTCGTGCGCAACGACGTACAAGGCAAGCTGTATGTCTGCCACACTACGGAGTTGCCGGATGTCAGCACACGGCCCCTGCGCGACATGGTGGGAGAATGCTGGGACTTGTCGGAAGTGATGGCCGGCTACGAAAAATTCATCGCCAGCTTCCAGCCGCTGCTGACCCTGCTACAAGAAGAGCCCGTGTTCGATGCCGAGCAAGCCTTCGTCATCCGCTCGCTGTTGACGCACGCCTACCGCCGCGTGCAGTTACACGATCCGCAACTGCCCGTTGAACTGCTGCCCGAACCGTGGCCCGGCACGCAAGCCTATGCGCTGGCGCGCGACCTGTACCGCCTCACCTATGCGGCGGCCGAAGACCATATCCTGGCCACATTACGGCGCGAGGATGAGCACGCGCCAGACGTGGAGCCCTGGTTCTACGAACGTTTCGGCGGCCTGAACACCTGA
- a CDS encoding M14-type cytosolic carboxypeptidase encodes MTIKISQQFDAGAIEVLRADDAQSIELNIRKDSHADITQWFYFRLQGAQGEACTIRFMNAGKSAYPDGWKDYQAVASYDRETWFRVPTSFDGTVMTIEHTPEEESVYYAYFEPYPWDRHLALIDSAQASPLVRLIDLGSTVEGRDMNLLVVGDADAEKKVWVIARQHPGETMAEWFVEGMLEALLDQANPFARQCLQDAVFYVVPNMNPDGSVHGNLRTNAAGANLNREWMTPTMERSPEVFLVKQKMHEIGCDLFLDVHGDEGLPYVFVAGSDALENFTPAQKAEQDRFIADFKVASPDFQDEHGYEDGPFTPEVLTMGSPHITHAFGCLSLTLELPFKDNANDPDAQTGWSGARSAALGAAVLQPILASLRA; translated from the coding sequence ATGACCATTAAAATCAGCCAGCAATTCGACGCCGGCGCGATCGAGGTGCTGCGCGCCGACGATGCCCAATCCATCGAGCTGAACATCCGCAAGGATTCCCACGCCGACATCACGCAGTGGTTTTATTTCCGCCTGCAAGGCGCGCAAGGCGAAGCGTGCACGATCCGCTTCATGAATGCAGGCAAGTCGGCTTACCCGGACGGCTGGAAAGACTACCAGGCCGTGGCCAGCTATGACCGCGAAACCTGGTTCCGCGTGCCAACCAGCTTTGACGGCACGGTGATGACCATCGAACACACGCCGGAAGAGGAAAGCGTGTATTACGCCTACTTCGAACCGTACCCATGGGACCGCCACCTGGCCCTGATCGACAGCGCGCAAGCATCGCCGCTGGTACGCTTGATCGACCTAGGCAGCACCGTGGAAGGCCGTGACATGAATCTGCTGGTGGTCGGCGACGCCGATGCCGAGAAAAAAGTCTGGGTCATCGCGCGCCAGCATCCAGGTGAAACGATGGCAGAATGGTTTGTCGAAGGCATGCTTGAAGCATTGCTGGACCAGGCCAATCCCTTTGCCCGCCAGTGCCTGCAAGATGCCGTCTTCTACGTGGTGCCGAACATGAACCCGGACGGTTCCGTGCATGGCAACCTGCGCACCAACGCGGCCGGCGCCAACCTGAACCGCGAATGGATGACGCCGACGATGGAACGCAGCCCGGAAGTGTTCCTGGTGAAACAGAAAATGCATGAAATCGGCTGCGATCTGTTCCTCGACGTGCATGGCGACGAAGGCTTGCCTTACGTCTTCGTCGCCGGCAGCGATGCGCTGGAGAATTTCACGCCGGCACAAAAAGCCGAGCAAGACCGCTTCATCGCCGACTTCAAGGTGGCCAGTCCCGACTTCCAGGATGAGCACGGCTATGAAGACGGCCCGTTCACGCCGGAAGTGCTGACCATGGGTTCGCCCCACATCACGCACGCCTTCGGTTGCCTGTCGCTGACCCTGGAATTGCCGTTCAAGGACAATGCCAACGATCCCGACGCGCAAACGGGTTGGAGCGGCGCGCGCAGCGCCGCCCTGGGCGCCGCCGTCTTGCAGCCTATTCTGGCCAGCCTGCGCGCCTGA
- a CDS encoding methyl-accepting chemotaxis protein: MSNLKISTRLGLSFGLIIVLLAMVAFVSVSRIRNINASTDKILNDRYVKVMLSNTIQSEINIQARLLSNAIIGANDADEVSSALGKIQASAKKNVELLARLKTLINTPKGQELFQAVMTSRESYARTRDANIKLLQEGKTETAGIFLLTQLRYPQEKFLTALAAMAGFQESLMAAEGKQALVDGRLAIILTLSLSLAATAIAIALAILISRSISRPIGEAVKVAQRVASGDLSGSIDARGTDETGMLLRALKEMNDNLQGIVARVRHGTDAIAHGSREIASGNMDLSSRTEQQASSLEETASSMEELTSTVKQNGENARQANQMAQSASSVASKGGQVVAKVITTMESINASSKKIVDIISVIDGIAFQTNILALNAAVEAARAGEQGRGFAVVATEVRNLAHRSASAAKEIKILIDDSVHQVNLGSTLVNQAGSTMEEIVSSVRRVTDIMAEITSASNEQEAGIEQINQAITEMDAVTQQNAALVEEAAAASEALQDQAGILAEAVSVFKLDGMQALPPVQVPAIRAPAKPAAAPRVTATAAPARKSGKAVALAAVAETEWEEY; encoded by the coding sequence ATGTCGAATCTCAAAATCAGTACCCGCCTGGGCCTCAGTTTCGGCTTGATCATCGTCCTGCTTGCCATGGTGGCCTTTGTTTCCGTCAGCCGCATCCGCAACATCAATGCATCGACAGATAAAATCCTCAATGACCGCTATGTCAAGGTCATGCTGTCAAATACGATCCAGTCCGAGATCAATATCCAGGCCCGCCTGCTAAGCAATGCCATCATCGGCGCCAACGATGCCGACGAAGTCAGCAGTGCCCTGGGCAAGATTCAGGCGTCGGCAAAAAAGAACGTGGAACTGCTGGCGCGCCTGAAAACCCTGATCAACACGCCCAAGGGCCAGGAACTGTTCCAGGCCGTGATGACCAGCCGCGAAAGCTATGCCAGGACGCGCGATGCGAATATCAAACTGCTGCAAGAGGGCAAAACCGAAACGGCAGGCATCTTCCTGCTGACGCAGCTGCGCTATCCACAAGAGAAATTCCTGACGGCGCTGGCGGCCATGGCCGGCTTCCAGGAGTCGCTGATGGCAGCCGAAGGCAAGCAAGCCCTCGTCGACGGGCGCCTGGCCATCATCCTGACCCTGTCCCTGTCCCTTGCCGCGACGGCGATCGCCATCGCGCTGGCCATCCTGATCAGCCGCTCCATCAGCCGGCCCATCGGCGAAGCCGTCAAGGTGGCCCAACGGGTCGCGTCCGGCGACTTGTCGGGCAGCATCGACGCGCGCGGCACCGATGAAACAGGCATGCTGCTGCGCGCCCTGAAAGAGATGAACGACAATTTGCAAGGCATCGTGGCCCGCGTGCGCCATGGCACGGATGCCATCGCCCATGGCTCGCGTGAAATCGCCTCCGGCAATATGGACTTGTCTTCGCGCACGGAGCAGCAAGCCAGTTCGCTGGAAGAAACGGCATCGTCGATGGAAGAATTGACGTCGACCGTCAAGCAGAATGGCGAAAACGCACGCCAGGCCAACCAGATGGCGCAATCGGCCTCAAGCGTGGCCAGCAAAGGCGGCCAGGTGGTGGCGAAAGTGATCACGACCATGGAGTCGATCAATGCCTCGTCGAAGAAAATCGTCGACATCATCAGCGTCATCGACGGCATTGCCTTCCAGACCAATATCCTGGCCCTGAACGCGGCAGTGGAAGCGGCCAGGGCGGGAGAGCAGGGCCGTGGCTTTGCCGTGGTGGCCACGGAAGTGCGCAACCTGGCTCACCGCTCAGCCTCCGCCGCCAAGGAAATCAAGATCCTCATCGACGATTCCGTACACCAGGTCAATCTGGGCAGCACCCTGGTGAACCAGGCGGGCAGCACCATGGAAGAGATCGTAAGCAGCGTGCGGCGCGTCACGGACATCATGGCCGAGATCACGTCCGCCAGCAACGAGCAGGAAGCGGGCATCGAGCAGATCAACCAAGCCATCACGGAAATGGACGCCGTGACACAGCAAAATGCCGCCCTCGTGGAAGAAGCGGCGGCCGCGTCCGAAGCGCTGCAGGATCAAGCCGGCATCCTGGCCGAAGCCGTCAGCGTGTTCAAGCTCGACGGCATGCAAGCGCTGCCGCCGGTTCAGGTTCCAGCCATCCGCGCGCCAGCCAAGCCTGCCGCCGCACCACGCGTCACGGCCACTGCCGCACCCGCCAGGAAATCAGGCAAGGCGGTCGCACTGGCCGCGGTCGCCGAGACCGAGTGGGAAGAGTATTGA